From a single Arachis hypogaea cultivar Tifrunner chromosome 3, arahy.Tifrunner.gnm2.J5K5, whole genome shotgun sequence genomic region:
- the LOC112789188 gene encoding protein MAIN-LIKE 1-like: MQLGLPIDGQPVSGTLRSWSKFYQRDIWEWCHELLGEVSAGHVGTTKYNIKLKWLRTRLQQMPLDLDDNGLMQYARCYILYLLGGVLLPDKANNTVHVRYLPLLAEYDAIGTYSWGSAVLCWLYCAMCLATDYSVEDMAGCHTLLMSWIYYRLPFWAPNVTTPYSFPLATRWAGKKGQNDYAEQRLLRHRLQLDNLQVDEFVWQPYMEPWILSRVPAEFLSHPHGDFYTAAVPLIFFRWIEILNVDRVLRQFGGKQGPPNPPLNIDTFHRQSARNDDGWWPVRLSEWFEVWANRRTDAYRHH; the protein is encoded by the exons ATGCAGTTAGGTCTACCTATTGATGGTCAGCCTGTTAGCGGTACGCTAAGGTCATGGAGTAAGTTTTACCAAAGAGATATTTGGGAATGGTGTCATGAACTTTTAGGTGAGGTTTCCGCCGGACACGTAGGGACAACGAAGTACAACATCAAGTTGAAGTGGCTCAGAACTCGTCTTCAACAGATGCCGCTTGACTTAGATGATAATGGCCTCATGCAGTATGCACGATGTTACATACTCTACCTGTTGGGAGGCGTCCTTCTTCCAGACAAGGCCAACAACACAGTCCATGTTCGATATCTGCCTTTACTGGCTGAGTATGATGCCATAGGCACCTACAGTTGGGGTAGTGCCGTCCTCTGTTGGTTATATTGTGCTATGTGCCTAGCAACAGATTACAGTGTTGAGGATATGGCCGGGTGTCACACGTTGCTCATGTCGTGGATATACTACAGATTACCGTTCTGGGCCCCGAATGTCACCACACCGTACAGTTTTCCTTTAGCCACTAG GTGGGCAGGGAAAAAAGGACAAAATGACTATGCTGAGCAGCGCCTACTTAGGCACCGGTTGCAGTTGGATAATCTGCAGGTCGACGAG ttTGTTTGGCAACCGTACATGGAGCCTTGGATTTTGTCTAGAGTTCCTGCAGAATTCCTCAGCCACCCGCATGGAGATTTCTATACCGCCGCTGTGCCACTAATATTTTTCAGGTGGATTGAGATCCTAAATGTTGATCGGGTGTTGCGACAGTTTGGGGGAAAGCAAGGACCTCCAAACCCTCCGCTGAATATAGATACATTCCATCGACAATCGGCTCGTAATGATGACGGATGGTGGCCGGTTCGACTATCCGAGTGGTTTGAGGTATGGGCCAACCGGCGCACGGATGCATACCGGCATCATTAA
- the LOC112772216 gene encoding uncharacterized protein: MVFDIYCLLSPSHGNNLVRIFAPGTIVDLETRPYYVRNTLDRESVMFHQVFWSFPSCVEAFRHCKPLVSVDGTNLYGKYAGTLLMGIAQDGNNNILPVAFALVERENTDSWYFFLTNLRRHIATRPGVLLISDRHAAIKATLEREGCGWEHNVYCIRHIASNFATSFKSKEAKRHLVNAAYSKTQEQSQYYLELISSEDPVTSPQMMEWIRGLEPPKWLQHLDEGRRYGHMTTNLSECINSVLKGARNLPVCAIVKSTYHRLNELFVLKGRQAQAQIASGQVFSQFLQKAILANREGIPLMLVTSHDRNTTIFTVDEIAAVGVQSRFWVNLQYRRCDCGFFQALHYPCAHALAACAYARLDWQQYVDLVYRVESVFRVYEKEFQPMPDEEMWPPREGHRLRPNPLLRRSVEGRPVSTRIRNEMDEVELGPGKRCGLCRTPGHTRRSCPHVSAS; encoded by the coding sequence ATGGTCTTTGATATTTACTGTCTCTTGAGTCCTTCACATGGTAATAACTTAGTACGCATTTTCGCACCAGGGACAATTGTTGACCTCGAAACGCGACCGTATTATGTCAGAAACACACTCGACCGTGAGAGTGTCATGTTTCACCAGGTCTTCTGGTCGTTCCCTTCATGTGTTGAAGCTTTTAGGCATTGTAAACCACTGGTGTCAGTTGATGGAACAAACCTGTATGGTAAGTACGCAGGCACCCTTCTCATGGGCATAGCACAGGACGGCAATAACAACATTCTACCGGTGGCTTTCGCACTAGTTGAGAGAGAGAACACAGATTCATGGTACTTCTTCCTCACCAATTTGAGGAGGCATATCGCAACTCGGCCAGGAGTTCTGCTTATATCCGACAGGCATGCGGCAATAAAGGCCACGTTGGAGCGTGAGGGGTGTGGATGGGAACACAATGTGTATTGTATACGACATATTGCCTCAAACTTCGCAACCAGTTTCAAGAGTAAAGAAGCCAAAAGACACCTTGTCAATGCTGCATATTCGAAGACGCAAGAGCAGTCACAGTACTACCTAGAGCTTATTAGTAGCGAGGATCCGGTTACATCTCCGCAGATGATGGAGTGGATCCGAGGGTTAGAGCCACCTAAATGGCTTCAGCACCTTGATGAGGGCCGGCGATATGGTCACATGACGACCAATCTATCTGAGTGTATCAATTCCGTGCTGAAGGGCGCTAGAAATCTACCAGTCTGTGCAATTGTCAAGTCTACTTACCATCGCCTGAATGAGTTGTTTGTCCTCAAGGGTCGGCAAGCACAAGCACAGATTGCAAGCGGTCAGGTGTTCTCACAGTTCTTGCAAAAAGCCATACTAGCGAACCGTGAGGGGATCCCGCTGATGTTAGTGACGTCGCACGATAGGAATACTACTATTTTCACGGTCGACGAGATAGCTGCTGTAGGGGTGCAGTCACGGTTCTGGGTTAACCTTCAGTACCGCAGATGTGACTGTGGTTTCTTCCAGGCGTTACACTATCCCTGTGCACATGCCTTGGCTGCCTGCGCATATGCGAGATTGGACTGGCAACAGTACGTTGATTTAGTCTATCGTGTTGAGAGCGTGTTTCGGGTATATGAAAAGGAATTCCAGCCAATGCCGGATGAGGAGATGTGGCCCCCTCGAGAAGGACACCGTCTTCGTCCCAACCCCCTCTTACGACGTTCAGTGGAAGGACGTCCGGTGTCTACTAGGATTCGGAATGAAATGGACGAGGTTGAGCTGGGACCAGGTAAGAGGTGCGGCCTTTGCAGGACACCAGGACATACCAGGCGCAGTTGTCCGCATGTTTCGGCAAGCTAA